The nucleotide sequence GCAATGCCAGGTTGCCAAATGCGACCTCATCACCTTCCGAGAGCCAGACATCCACCTTGACCTCCTCAGGCGCAGGAAGGCCAAAAAGCCTGGCCTGGAGCTCCAGAGTTCGCAGCATCTCCGCCTCATCACGATGCGCGCAGACCTTGCAGCCCGTCTGCGCGAGCACATCTGCGACGGCACCCACATGATCGATGTGGCCGTGGGTGAGCAAGACGACTTCCAGGGTAAGACCAAGACGGCCCGCCGCCGCAAGCAGAAGCTCCGCCTCGTCGCCCGGGTCGATGAGCGCTGCTCTCTTC is from Calditrichota bacterium and encodes:
- a CDS encoding MBL fold metallo-hydrolase — protein: KRAALIDPGDEAELLLAAAGRLGLTLEVVLLTHGHIDHVGAVADVLAQTGCKVCAHRDEAEMLRTLELQARLFGLPAPEEVKVDVWLSEGDEVAFGNLALRVLHTPGHTRGSVCFYHDGVLFSGDTLFRESVGRTDLPGGSDRRLLASIRDKLLVLPDEVRVYPGHGEPTTIGDERRLNPFL